The Pseudomonas fragi DNA window TCTGGCTGGCAATGGCCTGGTTGACATCCGCTGGCGTCAGGTTGAAGCCAATAAGCTTTTGCGGGTCGATCCAGATGCGCATGGCCCGTTCGGCGCCATACAGCTGGGCCTTGCCCACGCCGTCGATGCGCTTGACCTCGTTCATCACGTTGCGCGCCAGATAGTCGCTAAGCGCGACTTCATCCAGGGTGCTGGTGCTGTCGGCGGTAAGGGTCACCAGCATCAGGAAGCCCGAGGAGATTTTCTCCACCTGCAAGCCTTGCTGGATAACCGCCTGGGGCAGGCGTGACTCGACCGCCTTGAGGCGGTTCTGCACATCTACCTGGGCCATTTCCGGATCAGTGCCGGGCTTGAACGTGGCGGTAATGCTGGCACTGCCCAAGCTGCTCTGGGATTCGAAATAAAGCAGGCCGTCGGTGCCGTTGAGCTCCTGCTCAATCAGGCTGACCACGCTTTCGTCCAGGGTTTGCGCCGAGGCCCCCGGGTAAATCGCGTACACCTCGACTTGCGGCGGGGCCACGTCGGGATATTTGGCGACAGGCAGCTGCGGGATGGCCAGGGCCCCCGCCAGCAGAATGAACAACGCAACGACCCAGGCGAAGACCGGGCGGTCGATAAAGAACTGCGGCATGCTCACCGATCCGTGGAGTGTGCGAGAGGGAGTGTCGGGTCATCGATTTGGACTTGTTCGCCCGGGCGGGCGTGTTGCAGACCTTCAGTGATAATCCGGTCACCGGCCTTGAGCCCCGACGTGACCGCCCAGCGATCATTTTGCGCGCCGCCCAGTTGTACCGGTTGCAACTGCACGCGGTTGTCGGCATCGATCAACAGCACTTGGGCGATACCGGCGCTGTCGCGCAGGATGGCCCGTTGCGGCACGCTGATGCCTTCCTTGTTGACGGCCTGCTCCAGCCGTACCCGCACAAAGCTACCGGGCAGCAAGTCATAGTCGGGGTTGGGGAATTCGCTGCGCAGGATGATCTGCCCGGTGCTCGGGTCAACCGTCACATCAGTGAACAGCAATTTGCCCGGCAACGGGTAAGCACTGCCGTTGTCGCGAATCAGGGAGGCCCTGGCCTGCTGCTTGCCGACTTGCTGCAGTTCGCCGGCGCGGAAGGATTCGCGCAGGTTGTCCAGGTCGCGGGTGGATTGGGTGAGGTCGACATGGATCGGGTTCAGTTGCTGGATGCGCGCCATCGGCGTGACTTCGCCCTGGCCGACCAGGGCGCCTTCGGTGACCAGCGCGCGGCCAATGCGCCCGGAAATCGGCGCGGTCACGGTGGCATAACCCAGGTTCAGTTTTGCGCGCTGCACGGCGGCCTTGTTGGCGGCCACATCGGCGTTGGCTTGCTGCGCTGCTGCGCGCGCGTTGTCATGGTCCTGGCGGCTGATGGCATTGATGCCGATCAGCTCGGCATAGCGCTGATCCTGCAGTTTTGCCTGCAGGGCCACTGCCTCGGATTTGCGCAGTGCTGCACTGGCGCTGTCCAGATCGGCCTGAAACGGGGCAGGGTCGATCAGGAACAGGACATCGCCCTGTTTGACTTCACTGCCTTCGGTGTACACGCGCTTGAGCACCACGCCTGCAACCCTGGCGCTGACTTGCGCCACACGCGGGGCGACCACGCGCCCGCTCAATTCGTTATTGACCGACAGGGGCGCCGTGGCGATGACTTCGGTGCGCACCTTGGCCAGAGGCGGCCGGGTTTCAGCGACCGGGCTTTTGTCACAGGCGCTGATGGCCAGGGCCAGGGCCGTTAGAAATAGAGGGGCGAAGAGCTTTTTCAACGATCGTGCCTTCTGAAATATGCGGGATGTTTCTGTTTGGCATGCTAAGCGCAGCACGCAAGGGGCGTTGTGAAGCTATGTAGAGGGTGTGTGAAAAAGTGTGAAGGTTATGCGGCTATCCCTGCCAGGTTGTATATCCTTCGGGTTTCCACCGGTTGTAAGCAGTTATTATGCCCACTATTTTGCTGGTCGAAGACGATGCCGCACTTTCGGAGCTGATTGCCAGCTATCTGGAACGTAATGGCTATCAAGTCAGCGTGATTGCCCGCGGCGATCAAGTATGTGACAGAGCAAGAAGCAACCCCCCGGACCTGGTCATTCTTGACCTGATGTTGCCGGGCCTCGATGGCCTGCAAGTCTGCCGATTGCTCCGTACCGAGTCGGCAAGCCTGCCGATCCTGATGTTGACGGCCCGCGACGATAGCCATGATCAGGTGCTGGGGCTAGAGATGGGTGCTGATGATTATGTGACAAAACCTTGCGAGCCCCGCGTCCTGCTGGCCCGTGTGCGCACTCTTTTGCGTCGCAGCAGCCTGGCCGAGCCGCAGATGGCCAGTGACCGCATCATTATCGGCAACCTGTGCATCGACCTGTCGGAGCGCACCGTCAACTGGCGCGGGCAGACCGTCGAGCTGTCCAGCGGCGAGTACAATCTGTTGGTGGTGCTGGCCCGCCACGCCGGTGAAGTGCTGAGCCGCGACCAGATTTTGCAGCGTCTGCGCGGTATCGAGTTCAATGGCACGGACCGCTCGGTCGACGTGGCTATTTCCAAACTGCGGCGCAAGTTCGACGACTGCGCCGGTGAAGCGCGCAAGATCAAGACCGTATGGGGCAAGGGCTATCTGTTCAGCCGCTCCGAGTGGGAATGCTGAGGCCATGTTCAAGATCCTGATACGCCTCTATCTGGTGACCATCGTCACGTTTGCCATGGCCAGTTACCTGGTGCCCGGGGTGATCGTGTCGCTGTTTCACGAGCGTTTCATGAACTACAACATCGACATGTCGCGGGGCATGCAGGCCCTGCTGGTCAAACAGTTCCACCATCTGCCCGCTGAACAATGGCCCGACCTGGCCCGGGAAATCGACACGCAGTTCCAGCCGATAAGAGTCAACCTGCTGCCCATCACCGATGCCAAGTTCACTGCCGGCGAGCAACAACAGTTGAAGCAGGGGCAGGGCGTGTTGCGCATTGGCGAGTGGGGCTGGCGGACGCTGGTGGTTTCACCGCTGGACGATCAGGTGGCAATCGAATGGGTCATGCCGCCTGATCCGTTTGACATGAATGTGCTGTACTGGAGCATCAACGTGCTGATCGGTGCCGCCATGCTCGGTGGCCTGCTGTTGTGGCTGCGGCCGCACTGGCGCGACCTGGAACGGCTCAAGCTGACGGCGGCACGCATCGGCCAGGGGCAGTTGAGCGAACGTACGCAGATCTCCCAGCGTTCCAATATTCATGGTCTGGCCACGGTGTTTGATGCTATGGCGCAGGATGTCGAGCATCTGCTCAACCAGCAGCGAGACTTGCTCAATGCGGTGTCCCATGAGCTGCGCACGCCTTTGACGCGCCTGGACTTCGGCCTGGCCCTGGTCTTGTGTGACGACTTGCCCGAAGCCAGTCGTGAACGCCTGCAAGTGCTGGTGGGGCATATCCGCGAACTCGATGAGCTGGTGCTTGAGCTGTTGTCTTTCAGTCGCCTGCAGAACCCGGCGTTGCTGCCGGAACGGGTCGACGTGTCGCTGGATGAGTTTATCGACAGCATCCTCGGCAGTTTCGATGAGGAGCTGGAGGCCCCGGAAATCGTCCTGGATGTGCTGTTGCACGGTACTCAGGAGCGCTTTGCCCTTGATCCACGGCTGACCGCGCGGGCGCTGCAAAACCTGCTGCGCAATGCCATGCGTTACTGCGACCGGCGCATTCAGGTGGGGGTCAACGTCACTGCGCAGGGCTGCGAACTGTGGGTGGATGACGATGGTATCGGTATTCCCGAGCAGGAGCGCGAGCGCATCTTCGAGCCGTTTTACCGTCTGGACCGCAGCCGCGACCGGGCGACCGGCGGCTTTGGCCTGGGCCTGGCAATCAGCCGCCGTGCCTTGCAAGCACAGGGCGGCACGCTGAACGTCGAGCAATCGCCCCTGGGCGGTGCCCGCTTCAAACTCTGGTTACCGGTTTGAAGCGGGATGTTGCGGCCTAGATGGAGCGGCGCTGGCGGCTCACGTGTTTCAAGCCTTCAATGATCAGTACCACCACCGCCAGCCAGATCGGCCCGTAGGTCAGCCATTGACCGTCCTGCAGGCTGTCGCCCAGCAGCAGGGCGACGGCGACCAGCAGTACCGGTTCGACATAACTGAGCAGGCCAAACAGGCTGAAGGGCAGCAGGCGGCTGGCCAGGATATACGAGAAGCCGGCGGCAGCACTGATGATGCCCATCAGCGGGACCAGCGCATACAGCGCCTGGCGTTGCTCGCCAAGGTCGATATGCGGCCCAGCCAGCACAAACCACAGGGACGCCGGAACCATCAGCAACATGTCCAGCCAGAGGCCACCCAGGTTGTCGATGCCGATCTTTTTGCGCAGCACGAAGTACATCGGGTAACCGATGGCGACCACCAGGGTCGTCCAGGAAAACCCGCCGGTGCGATACAGCTCATTGGCCACGCCGACCACGGCCAGGGCCGTGGCGATTTTTTGCAGGTGCGACAGGTGCTCGCCGTACACAATGCGCCCGGTGAGGATCATCGTCAGGGGTAACAGGAAGTAACCCAGCGATACATCCAGGCCGTGCCCGTTGAGCGGCCCCCACATAAACATCCAAAGCTGCAGACCCACCAGGAAACTGGTGAGCAGTACGCAAGGAATCAGTAGAGGTTTATCGCGTAAGCGCTTGAAAATGATAGGAACCCATTTCCAATCGCCAGAGAGGCAGATAAACAGGGTCATGAAAGGCAGCGAGATCAGTATTCGCCAGCCGAAGATTTCCTGGCCATCGAGGGGCCAGAGAAGGGAAGTGAACCAGTACAGGACGCCAAACAAGCAAGAAGCCAAAATCGATAGAACAATGCCTTTAGACACAACAACCTCAATGGATCTACAACGTTACTCATGTGAGTGGGCACATAGCTTGAGGCTGTTGGAGGCCATTGGCAAACGCCTTTTAAACCAGTTACTTGGGAGTGATTCTTGTTGGTGATGTTTAAGTTTAAAAAACGCAAGCAATTACTGGGCCAAAGTCGTTTAAAACGTGCGTTCGTGTTTTTCAAAAAAACTGATTAACGGTGTGTTTTGCGGCTGATTGTGGGAGCGGGCTTGCTCGCGATCGGAGCGACGGGGTGCATCGGGCAGACCCCATTGCCTGAATCGCGGGCAAGCCCGCTCCCACATGGAAACCGGGTCGCTACACCGATCGGCGCTGACGCACCAGGTGCTTGAACCCCTCATAAATCAGTACCAGCACCGCCAGCCAGATGGGCAGGTAGGTCAGCCATTGCCCCGCGCTGATGCTTTCACCCAGCAGCAGCGCCACCAGTACCAGCAGCACCGGCTCAACGTAACTGAGCAAGCCGAACAGGCTGAAAGCCAACATTCGGCTGGCGAGGATGTAGCTGATCAGTGCCAGGGCACTGATGCCTCCCAGCATCGGGATCAGCGCATACAGCGCCGGGCGATGGCTGGCCACGTCAAAGCCTTGCTCACCGCTTTGCACAAACCACCAGGCCACCGGCATCAGCAGCAACATGTCGACCCACAGGCCGCCGAGGTTGTCGGTGCCTGCGCGTTTGCGCAGCACAAAGTACAAGGGATAGCCGATGGCCACCACCAACGTCGTCCAGGAGAACCCGCCAACCCGGTACACCTCGTTGGCGACCCC harbors:
- the rarD gene encoding EamA family transporter RarD, whose protein sequence is MSKGIVLSILASCLFGVLYWFTSLLWPLDGQEIFGWRILISLPFMTLFICLSGDWKWVPIIFKRLRDKPLLIPCVLLTSFLVGLQLWMFMWGPLNGHGLDVSLGYFLLPLTMILTGRIVYGEHLSHLQKIATALAVVGVANELYRTGGFSWTTLVVAIGYPMYFVLRKKIGIDNLGGLWLDMLLMVPASLWFVLAGPHIDLGEQRQALYALVPLMGIISAAAGFSYILASRLLPFSLFGLLSYVEPVLLVAVALLLGDSLQDGQWLTYGPIWLAVVVLIIEGLKHVSRQRRSI
- a CDS encoding ATP-binding protein, coding for MFKILIRLYLVTIVTFAMASYLVPGVIVSLFHERFMNYNIDMSRGMQALLVKQFHHLPAEQWPDLAREIDTQFQPIRVNLLPITDAKFTAGEQQQLKQGQGVLRIGEWGWRTLVVSPLDDQVAIEWVMPPDPFDMNVLYWSINVLIGAAMLGGLLLWLRPHWRDLERLKLTAARIGQGQLSERTQISQRSNIHGLATVFDAMAQDVEHLLNQQRDLLNAVSHELRTPLTRLDFGLALVLCDDLPEASRERLQVLVGHIRELDELVLELLSFSRLQNPALLPERVDVSLDEFIDSILGSFDEELEAPEIVLDVLLHGTQERFALDPRLTARALQNLLRNAMRYCDRRIQVGVNVTAQGCELWVDDDGIGIPEQERERIFEPFYRLDRSRDRATGGFGLGLAISRRALQAQGGTLNVEQSPLGGARFKLWLPV
- a CDS encoding efflux RND transporter periplasmic adaptor subunit yields the protein MKKLFAPLFLTALALAISACDKSPVAETRPPLAKVRTEVIATAPLSVNNELSGRVVAPRVAQVSARVAGVVLKRVYTEGSEVKQGDVLFLIDPAPFQADLDSASAALRKSEAVALQAKLQDQRYAELIGINAISRQDHDNARAAAQQANADVAANKAAVQRAKLNLGYATVTAPISGRIGRALVTEGALVGQGEVTPMARIQQLNPIHVDLTQSTRDLDNLRESFRAGELQQVGKQQARASLIRDNGSAYPLPGKLLFTDVTVDPSTGQIILRSEFPNPDYDLLPGSFVRVRLEQAVNKEGISVPQRAILRDSAGIAQVLLIDADNRVQLQPVQLGGAQNDRWAVTSGLKAGDRIITEGLQHARPGEQVQIDDPTLPLAHSTDR
- a CDS encoding response regulator transcription factor, which codes for MPTILLVEDDAALSELIASYLERNGYQVSVIARGDQVCDRARSNPPDLVILDLMLPGLDGLQVCRLLRTESASLPILMLTARDDSHDQVLGLEMGADDYVTKPCEPRVLLARVRTLLRRSSLAEPQMASDRIIIGNLCIDLSERTVNWRGQTVELSSGEYNLLVVLARHAGEVLSRDQILQRLRGIEFNGTDRSVDVAISKLRRKFDDCAGEARKIKTVWGKGYLFSRSEWEC
- the rarD gene encoding EamA family transporter RarD, with the translated sequence MSKGIVLSVLASSLFGVMYYFTSLLWPLSGAEIFGWRMLLTLPCMTLFMCFSGDWRLIPAIFSRLRQQPRFAAVLVASSALVGVQLWLFLWAPLNGHSLDVSLGYFLLPLTMLLTGRLVYGEQLSHLQKIAAALATLGVANEVYRVGGFSWTTLVVAIGYPLYFVLRKRAGTDNLGGLWVDMLLLMPVAWWFVQSGEQGFDVASHRPALYALIPMLGGISALALISYILASRMLAFSLFGLLSYVEPVLLVLVALLLGESISAGQWLTYLPIWLAVLVLIYEGFKHLVRQRRSV